The bacterium sequence CGATGGATGCGAACGTGCTCATCAGTGAGCGGTTGCGCGAGGAGCTCCAACGCGGACGGTCGCTCCTCGATGCGGTGGATACCGCGTTCGCGCGCGCGTGGGCGCCCATCCGCGACGCGAACGTCACCACGCTCATCACCTCGCTCCTCCTCGCAACGTTCTCCACGAGCGTCGTGAAGGGATTTGCCGTCACACTCACCATCGGCGTCATCGTGAGCGTCTTCTCGTCCATGGTCATCACGCGCGCCGTCATGCGCGTGCTCGCGGGGAAGGGGAAGCAGCCGCAATGGCTCTACGGAGTGACGCGGAAGGTTGATTGAACGCCACACTATGATTGACATCAACGGACAACGCACCCGCTGGTTCAGCATCTCGATTGCACTCGTCGCGCTCTCGATTGTGGCCGTTGGCGTGTGGGGGCTGAATATCGGCATTGACTTCACTGGTGGCACACTCATGGAGCTCGCCTTCACCGGCGAGCGTCCGGACGCGCCTGCGCTCGTGGCCGAGATGAGCGTGCTCGGTGCCGAGCGCGTGAAGGTGCAGACCGCGGGCGAGCACAGCATGATCGTCCGCGGCGCGCCGTTCTCGCAGGAATTCCACGAGCAAGTCGTCGCCGCGTTCGACGGGCGCGCTACGGAGGTGCGGTACGAGCTCATCGGTCCCACGATCGGCCGTGAGCTTACGCGGAAGACGCTCATCGCCATCGCGCTCGCGCTCATCGCCATCGTCCTCTATGTCGCATGGGCATTCCGGAAAGTGAGCGGTGAGCTCGCGTCGTGGAAGTACGGCGTCGTCGCGATTCTCGCGCTCCTCCATGACGTCATTATCCCCATCGGCGTGTTCGCCGTGCTCGGGAAATTCCTCAACGTGGAGGTGGACGCGGCGTTCATTGCTGCTGCGCTCACGATCATCGGGTACTCCGTGAATGACACGATCATCATCTTTGACCGCGTGCGCGAGAACCTCGCCACGACGCACGGCAAGAGTTTTGGCGAGATCGTGAACCTGAGTGTGAATCAGACGTTCGCCCGCTCCCTCAACACGACCCTCACGACGTTCCTCGCCCTCCTCGCCGTGTTCTTCTTTGGCGGCGCATCGCTCCGGTACTTCGCGCTCGCACTCCTCATCGGCATCGGCGTTGGCGCCTACTCCTCCATCTTCATCGCCGCGCCACTCCTCGCCGTGTGGAAGGAGCGCGAGTGAGTGCATCCTCGCGTGATTTCGATGAGTTTTTTCTCTCTGTTGCGTTTCGTTCGCAATGACACGGGGATGGAGTACGACTACCCCCTGTCATTGCGAGGAAGTCCCGAGGCAAGCTCGGGATTCCGGCTTGCTTCCATCTCGCAACGTCGGAATCCACGACCGAAGCAATCCCGGCCATAAACAGACCCACCCCACCCCGCAGCACGCGCACTCGTCCTGTGGTGACCGGGATTGCCACGGCTCTCGCGGACTCGTTCCTCGCAATGACAAGGGATGGAGCGTCCTCCTCTCTTCGGTGTCATTGCGAGGAGTCCGCGACGCGGCAATCCCGGTCATGAACACACAAACCCGACAGCAGCCGCCATCCTTGACAGGATGGTGGTTTTGTGGTATGGTTGTCCCGTGGAGATATTCTCGAACATTCACA is a genomic window containing:
- the secF gene encoding protein translocase subunit SecF, giving the protein MIDINGQRTRWFSISIALVALSIVAVGVWGLNIGIDFTGGTLMELAFTGERPDAPALVAEMSVLGAERVKVQTAGEHSMIVRGAPFSQEFHEQVVAAFDGRATEVRYELIGPTIGRELTRKTLIAIALALIAIVLYVAWAFRKVSGELASWKYGVVAILALLHDVIIPIGVFAVLGKFLNVEVDAAFIAAALTIIGYSVNDTIIIFDRVRENLATTHGKSFGEIVNLSVNQTFARSLNTTLTTFLALLAVFFFGGASLRYFALALLIGIGVGAYSSIFIAAPLLAVWKERE